One window of Ziziphus jujuba cultivar Dongzao chromosome 5, ASM3175591v1 genomic DNA carries:
- the LOC107420907 gene encoding gibberellin 20 oxidase 2, protein MDSRATLNLQDQKDVRNVLQNPSLVPTSFMWPKEDLVSGGEELNEPLVDLDGVLKANADEAVKQRAIEHIRSACLSHGFFQVTNHGIEPSLIDEAHQHMLSFFKLPVDEKLRAMKKPGSTFGFSGAHVERFTSKLPWKETLTFAYHQDSKDPVVDFFISTLGKDFEHTGRVYQRYCEAMKRLCLDILELLAISLGVSDRMYYRRFFEDDFSMMRCNYYPPCHDPSLSLGTGPHCDPTSITILHQDQVTGLEVFLKNKWYSIPPIQDAFVVNLGDTFKALTNGIYKSSLHRAVVNRYKERKSLTFFMCPRGDKVVRPPQDLVLAVGTRKYPDFTWSQFLDFTQKNYRVDEFTLQHFSNWISASKPLNKLDIYKKDAI, encoded by the exons ATGGATTCAAGAGCCACACTGAATCTCCAAGATCAGAAGGACGTAAGGAATGTTCTGCAGAATCCTAGCTTAGTACCAACAAGTTTCATGTGGCCGAAAGAGGACCTGGTGAGTGGTGGTGAAGAGCTCAACGAGCCTCTGGTGGATCTTGATGGGGTTTTGAAGGCTAACGCCGATGAAGCCGTGAAACAGCGTGCAATCGAGCACATTAGGTCAGCTTGCTTGAGCCATGGATTCTTCCAAGTCACCAACCATGGCATCGAACCCTCACTCATCGACGAAGCTCATCAACATATGCTTTCCTTCTTTAAGCTTCCGGTGGATGAAAAGCTCAGGGCCATGAAGAAGCCTGGTAGCACCTTTGGCTTCTCTGGTGCTCATGTTGAGCGTTTTACTTCTAAGCTTCCCTGGAAAGAGACTCTCACTTTTGCATATCACCAAGATTCCAAAGATCCTGTGGTGGACTTCTTCATTTCCACTCTAGGGAAAGATTTTGAACACACAGG GAGGGTGTATCAGAGGTACTGTGAAGCAATGAAGCGCTTATGCTTGGATATACTGGAACTACTGGCAATTAGCTTGGGAGTTAGTGATAGAATGTACTATAGAAGgttttttgaagatgatttttcaATGATGAGATGTAACTATTACCCTCCTTGTCATGACCCAAGTCTTTCCCTTGGCACTGGTCCTCATTGTGATCCAACATCCATTACCATACTTCATCAAGATCAAGTTACAGGTCTTGAAGTTTTCCTCAAGAACAAATGGTACTCCATTCCACCTATTCAAGATGCCTTCGTTGTTAATCTTGGGGATACCTTCAAG GCGCTAACAAATGGAATATACAAGAGTTCGCTACATAGGGCAGTGGTGAACAGGTACAAGGAGAGGAAATCACTAACTTTCTTTATGTGCCCCAGAGGAGACAAGGTGGTGAGACCCCCGCAAGATCTTGTGTTGGCTGTAGGAACAAGAAAGTACCCGGATTTTACTTGGTCTCAATTCCTGGATTTCACTCAAAAAAATTACAGAGTTGATGAATTTACCCTCCAACATTTCTCC
- the LOC107420900 gene encoding uncharacterized serine-rich protein C215.13, with translation MGSCISKCIPRKHPHFQEEEFDHPHVQDKLVISQASTTPINIIPLSNKISPSPPSPSNSTTSSVSSFTCTTTTNTSSSSSTSSSGSSVISSKDRSFSNEFLWSCYKENPHIIRINSLKEATLSSLPVSKPREHLDSPPKPVLPSTFLKQSNQQKMNWSATPQKKRVRSSSPTLTRKKSFRKEPDQRLTSTTSYSLQSTRTLRSPSPSRRFSNGGVLITNAQRECHSKRMSCTCTVGNPKCILRNKENVRPASPNSNIINSSRGIGTYSRSGRDTGIPRIGSKIDEIAVGEALAPLHDHDIDSIPMEDIDSPLIALDCFIFL, from the coding sequence ATGGGGTCTTGCATTAGCAAATGCATACCCAGAAAACATCCTCATTTTCAAGAAGAAGAATTTGATCATCCTCATGTCCAAGACAAGCTTGTAATTTCACAAGCTTCAACCACACCCATCAATATTATTCCTCTTTCAAACAAAATTTCACCCTCtccaccatctccttcaaattCTACCACTTCTTCTGTTTCTTCCTTTACTTGTACCACTACTACTAACACAAGCAGCTCAAGCTCCACATCCTCAAGTGGGTCTTCGGTGATAAGCTCAAAAGATAGATCTTTCTCCAATGAATTTTTGTGGTCATGCTACAAGGAAAACCCACATATAATTCGCATAAACTCACTCAAGGAAGCTACTCTTTCCTCGTTGCCTGTTTCCAAACCCAGAGAGCACTTAGACTCTCCCCCGAAACCAGTATTGCCAAGTACGTTTCTGAAGCAGTCTAATCAGCAAAAGATGAATTGGTCCGCTACGCCGCAGAAGAAGAGAGTCCGGTCGAGTTCACCAACTCTGACAAGAAAAAAGAGTTTCCGCAAAGAGCCAGATCAGAGGCTTACCAGTACGACGTCGTATTCTCTTCAGAGTACTAGAACCTTGAGATCACCGTCTCCGAGTCGGAGATTTAGTAATGGAGGAGTTCTGATCACGAACGCACAGAGAGAATGCCATTCGAAGCGTATGAGTTGTACTTGCACAGTTGGTAATCCCAAGTGTATTTTGAGGAATAAGGAAAATGTTAGGCCAGCAAGTCCAAACAGCAACATTATTAATTCGAGTCGAGGAATTGGGACCTATTCGAGGAGTGGTAGAGACACGGGCATTCCCCGGATTGGATCAAAAATCGACGAGATTGCGGTTGGCGAAGCGCTGGCTCCACTTCATGACCATGACATCGACTCTATTCCTATGGAGGATATCGATAGCCCCCTAATCGCCTTGGattgctttatttttctttag
- the LOC125422864 gene encoding pectinesterase QRT1-like, translating into MYAIRHVIVVDTNGGGNFSTVQGAIDMVPEHNTQRVKIYILPGTYREKIYIPITKPYILFIGQMNHTSRTILTWHDLASDKNQYGIALGTYNSASVTVESDYFCATRITFENSAVPVRRGQGNQAVALRIAGDKAMFYKVRFLGKQDTLLDESGTHFFYKCFIQGRVDFVFGRARSLYKECHLNSIAKRSGAIAAHHRDSPDDLSNVFIHFPVGKQG; encoded by the exons ATGTACGCAATTCG CCATGTTATTGTGGTTGACACAAATGGAGGAGGAAATTTTAGTACAGTTCAAGGTGCTATTGATATGGTTCCAGAACATAACACACAAAGGGTGAAAATCTACATTCTTCCTGGAACATACAG agaaaagatatatatacCAATTACGAagccatatatattattcataggACAAATGAATCATACATCCAGAACTATACTTACATGGCATGACTTGGCATCAGATAAAAATCAATATGGTATTGCACTAGGAACATATAACTCAGCATCTGTAACCGTAGAGTCGGATTATTTCTGTGCAACTAGAATCACTTTCGAG AATTCTGCAGTTCCAGTTCGCAGAGGACAAGGCAACCAAGCAGTAGCCTTGAGAATTGCAGGTGATAAAGCAATGTTCTATAAAGTAAGGTTTTTGGGGAAGCAAGATACGCTTTTAGATGAAAGTGGAACACACTTTTTCTACAAGTGTTTCATCCAAGGCAGAGTTGATTTTGTATTTGGCAGAGCAAGATCACTCTATAAg GAATGCCATCTGAATTCAATAGCTAAGAGATCAGGAGCAATTGCAGCTCATCACAGGGATTCACCAGATGATCTGTCTAATGTGTTCATTCA